ACATCTGCAAGCTGCGAAACAGCAATGTCTGTTGCGGCCTTGCACGATCTGTCTGGATGATCCTGTAACTCGATGAGCGATGATATCGCCTCAATCGAAAATCCCAGATCACGAGCGTGACGAATGAAACTCAGTCGTTCCAATCCTTCCTTATCGTAGCGTCTTTGGTTGCCACTCGTGCGCTCGGCTTCTGCCAAAAGTCCCATTTCTTCATAGTAACGAATGGTTGGAACCTTGACCTTTGTGCGTTTTGAAAGCTCGCCGATAGAAAACATGAAGAAACCTCTTGAACCTCTAGTCACTAGAGACATTACACTATCATCAACGTAAGATGAAAGAGGATTCACCCATGTCAGGTTGCTGCGGACACGACACCAAATTTGACGGCGTATCAGACGATTACAAGCGAAGGCTTTGGATCGTCATTGCATTGAACGCGACGATGTTCGCAGTTGAAATGACGGCTGGCCATTTGGCGCAGTCACAGGCTTTGCAAGCCGATGCGCTCGACTTTGCGGGGGATGCAATGACCTACGGCATTTCTCTGGCAGTCATTGGTGCCTCACTTCGCGCCCGTACCAATGCCGCGCTGTTCAAGGGTTTCAGCCTCTTGTTGATGGGGCTTTGGGTTTTTGGATCGACTGTCTACCGCGTATTTTATGTCGGGGTTCCCACAGCCGAGATCATGGGTGCTGTTGGCTTTCTGGCATTGCTCACCAACCTTGCCAGTGTGTTCTTACTGGTGCGCTACAAGGACGGTGACGCCAACGTGCGCTCAGTCTGGCTATGCTCCCGCAATGACGCCATCGGCAACGTCGCAGTTATGTTCGCCGCCTTGGGCGTCTGGGGCACTGCAACGGGCTGGCCTGACCTGATCGTGGCAACAATCATGGCGGGACTGTTTCTGTCGTCAGCATTCCAGATAGTGCGCCAAGCCCTCGCGGAACGGCGGGAAGTGATCGACCACGGCCACGTAGACGTATGATGCATAGCATGCTTGTTGCTCTAGGTCTGGGCATTGCGGCTATGACCTTGGCCGCGATCCTTTGGTCAATCGCCTTTCCTGCGCGGCGGATATGGCCGCCCAAACGCTATACGGCACTTACACCTTTCCTTGTCTGGGTGCCGACATTCACGCTGTTCGGTGTTCTCATCTTGCTTGGTGTCTTGGGTTGGGCTGATCTGGCCATTCCAAGTTGGGTGCGGTTTGGCGTTGGCCTGCCTCTCATCCTCCTTGGCAACATTGTGGTATGGATGGAAGTCTCGCACTTTGGGGTGCCGCAGACTGGTGGAGCCAAAGGCACCCTGCGCACTGAGGGCATGTATCGTTACTCTCGGAACCCGCAGTACATCGCTGATATTGGCATCGTAAGTGGCTGGATGATCTTGTCAGCAGCGCCTTGGGCAATGGTCGTCGGGT
The Rhodobacteraceae bacterium S2214 genome window above contains:
- a CDS encoding helix-turn-helix domain-containing protein, which codes for MFSIGELSKRTKVKVPTIRYYEEMGLLAEAERTSGNQRRYDKEGLERLSFIRHARDLGFSIEAISSLIELQDHPDRSCKAATDIAVSQLADVRAKIKRLKLLEKELTRISKGCDGHGVSEDCYVLASLADHELCEREH
- a CDS encoding isoprenylcysteine carboxylmethyltransferase family protein, encoding MLVALGLGIAAMTLAAILWSIAFPARRIWPPKRYTALTPFLVWVPTFTLFGVLILLGVLGWADLAIPSWVRFGVGLPLILLGNIVVWMEVSHFGVPQTGGAKGTLRTEGMYRYSRNPQYIADIGIVSGWMILSAAPWAMVVGLAGIAVLIAAPFSEEPWLKDKYGSTFEQYATRVGRFF
- a CDS encoding cation diffusion facilitator family transporter; translated protein: MSGCCGHDTKFDGVSDDYKRRLWIVIALNATMFAVEMTAGHLAQSQALQADALDFAGDAMTYGISLAVIGASLRARTNAALFKGFSLLLMGLWVFGSTVYRVFYVGVPTAEIMGAVGFLALLTNLASVFLLVRYKDGDANVRSVWLCSRNDAIGNVAVMFAALGVWGTATGWPDLIVATIMAGLFLSSAFQIVRQALAERREVIDHGHVDV